The sequence aaaacacacacacacatttttacgttcaaagtttcccccttcctgtccacatgataagcacgtggtgagcatgcggatgtcacatgcggttctctgtcaatagttcattgtctctttgtcaatacatttattgtgcttgtggaggctggttggcgctatttcagtaattaggggggtttttaacagtaagttcttgtttgttcgggaatctgttaaggcactgatcctccgccataccttacaaaaGAACAAAAGCAGAAATTTCATCCATGTGTGGAAAGACTTTTACAGAAAAAGGAAACCTTAAGATGTACCTTAAGCGTATAAATatgtaaggcggggtgccaatgtgtttacattcaaaggcaaagagcaaatgtatgatctttgagaaaatcaacaaattaactttctcacaattagcaactcttcctgaggcatcacaccccactgagcgaagactgtaAAGTCACACCTTGTTGTTGCCCTTACACATCTGTCcaattctctcccctctccttcTCATCCATTCCACTCCAgcccagaatcacctcaaactcacctaagatctgtatgtaacaaaagaccatatctgatgtatacaaataatgtaacttgtgtaacatgtttgatatcatttaaGAGTTCTCTGTGTGactggtatagtgttttgtccccaggattgtaaaacttaatgacaacaaagttataaggtctttgccaaatactgaataattctggaggtctaacCCCTCCTTGAAGGTgtaacaccaggaagccaagaaccattttacccccaaattctcattgatcaaaggataataccatttggtacacaatgtgtattccctctgggtatttaaggaaagctggcccagagctcgAGGTTCTCTGTAgccagatgatcccacacctcaataGGCTCTATGCAGCGGGgattgtgacgtatttccgacTACACTCTCTACTGGGCAAACAGTTTCCGGTTCCGTATTAGATCTGACGCGCGAAAGTTAACAACGACAAACATTCTAGTTATTCTTATCTTGGCAGCTGAACTATGGAGAAAAGGGTTTTCCGATATCAAAAGCTAATGAGACCTAGTTCGGAACATTGTTGTGTGCCGTCGTGCGTTGTGTCGGCAAGATACAACTCGACTGTGAGTTTTCATTCATTTCCCGTGGAAGAGGATCTCAGAAAAAAATCGTTAAGATCAGGAGGGATGACTTCCaagtcaacaaaaacacaaaggtgtGTAGCATTCATTTCAAACCTGATGACTTTATGGAAGGGACTAGACTGAGACGTCTGAAAAAGGTGCTTTCCCTACACTTGAAAACACTAGTCTTGAAAACACTAGTCCACgttgttattaaatattattggaGTTGTATAAGCTAGCTGCACGTAAAAGTAGGCTACACCgaccaaaataataacaacaacataggCTAACATAATTATAAGTATGAATAACATCTGTTGTCTTCAACAGCAATCAGAGTTAGTTTAATCATACATaccgaattccataattttcatgACTCATGATGTATTACAAGATTGTTGTATCAGTTACTTGTCGTTCAGCATTCTTATTTCCTAAACTGGAAATTACTATACTATAAAGCTAAGTGTAAGTCTTTTATGCCATGTGAGAACCAATGTACGTTTATTTCTTGACAGATTTGCAACCTATAACCACCTGATGGCCTTCTGGGAACTGATTGAACCGGCAATGCACAGAATGATTCGTGTCACCAACTCCAAAGTCACCAAGGAGGCTGGAAACACTCTGGCACTTCCTGCAATAGACAAGTTCTTCCTGTTCATGATGCATCTTGCTTTGGGCCTCAAGCAAAAGGACCTTGGTCATCGCTTCCATGTACATCAGGCCACTGTGAGCCGCATCATAACAACCTGGGCCAACTTCCTGTACTTTGTCCTGGGGTCAGTGTGCATTTGGATGCCGAAAGAGAGAGTACGAGCCCATCTGCCAGAGGAATTTCATCTTTTCCGAGACACACAGGTTATCCTGGATTGTACTGAGATCCGCTGCCAAACACCTTCCTCATTGCTATTACAAAGTGAGGTTTTTTCAAACTATAAGTCTCACTGCATATTCAAGGCTTTAATAGGAATGGCACCTCATGGTGCAATAACATTTGTGTCTGGACTCTATGCAGGGCCTATAAGTGACAGggagttgttcaaacagtcagggaTCATTAACCTTCTTACTCCTGACATGGCCATCATGGTGGATAAGGGCTTCTTAATTGACAGCCTAGTGCCATGCAAAGTTCACTGGCCTGTTTTCCTGACCAAGGGAAAACAAATGCTACCTCATGAAGTGacacacactcagtctgtggCCAGGCTCAGGGTACATGTTGAACGTCTTATCCGTCGAGTGAAGGAGCATAAGTTGTTTGACACAGTCATCCCCTTAGCATAAACCAACTGTTTACAGTGGCATGTTTGCTTGTGATCTACCAATGTGGACCACTTGTCAAGGCATGGAGCCACTGAGTCTAAAAACCCTCATCCTTGTTAATGTGCTaaggtaaatgtaaatattgtacatATACTTTTGTAAAAACTATGGATTTCACACTCTGTTCATAACTCTGATCAACAGACAAAACTTTCcttatgcatttttattataatttcataatgcataacatatgtatttattaactagcctatacaaatctaaatatatatgtacatatacatgtctaatgtaatataatagataggtgtatatatatattatattgtagaaatatagtatgtgtgtgtgtgtatatatatatatatatatatatatatatgagtattttgtgtatatatgtaaatattgtttatagtgtaaataaataagaatacaataaatataatgctGTATATTATAATTGAATGGACCACCAGTGGTATGTGGCCACACTGTAACACACAGTCATTAAATAAAGCAACATTTGTACAATTGTAGAAATTGAGAAATACTTCACTGGTTATCTAAAAATGACCTAAACATGCAAACACTTCAGTaggtagtggtaaaaaaaaacatatctgctCAGTCTCTAATGGTGCACattacatcaatatttttgtatatacgcTCAACAAGCATGTCCTCCTGCGCACATACAACAAAATCACACCACTCGAAACCTGTTAGGAGCAGCACATTATTTTTTTATGAGTCGGTCTACATCATTTACCGTCAGACGAGGTAAGTCCTGAAGACAACGACTATAAAAGAGAGCCatatctgtctgtgtataaacAGGAAGTTCAACCGGATGTTGATAGCCTAGTACACGCGAACCCGGAACTGCGACGTGCATAGAGCctatgtgtgtaactgtaataataggaatctgcattcagatttcccatgctttgcaattacatgtacttttctcaactgccaggtatgttctttgacttgtttctttaacttgtgttttaaatcctacctggcaaataaattgttactttttgatttattctgtattcctctgaaatcatttatatcaatactgggtctttaaaataggagaaaccgctctggaggaaccgagcaggagaattccattttaagaatcatttctatcataactgaagctttaatgtaggaggaagccacttaaagactatcagtttgaatctcattagaaactgatcaaaaggtaaatgaatagaagaggattcagagtaatcaataacttaaattattaaaataaaagaataatcagaaagaatttagagctttaatctaaatcagaggtcaacttaaaattggagtcagattaatataaaattggagtcagattaatataaaattggagtcagataaaatttaTAACgagatgaatttgtaaagtgcaaattattaacaataattgctttacttcagtgcccagaaaagacagaacaacgcagagaccttcaagggcaaatctatgtatttttagaagttttgcctgccattttacaatATTAATTCAGGAAATACATTACACCACTTTTAACAGTGTGGCAAGAGTTTCAATCAGTCAAGAAATCTCAAAAATCATCAGTGCTCTCACTCTGGTTTCATACAAGAAAAAACACCCTTGTGTTGCAGAACGACCCGCCCCTCCCTCTCGTCATCGTAGCTGTGCCTCTTAGGGCTGTCCTTGAGCCTTGTTTGCACAGCGGATCATGAGGCACACCAGATATGAGTGGAGCCTCATCAATGCTGCCATAAAAACGCAGAGTCTGCCTCTCCTCGTCGAGCCGGCTTCtatctccatgtgtgcacacactggcatccttgcAGGTCCAGCAGCAGAGTGGGGAGGGTGCCGACTGAATTAGATGCAAGCCGGAACCGGACCCCTTCACAAATTAGATGCAACACATGGGGATATGAGTACGAGTCACGGCCGACTGGAATGGACGCCAGGCTGCCTTACTCTCACACTCGACACGGCCCCAAGGAAGCACCACAGAACAGAGGGGACCATTCCACGGACCACTTCCTGGACCATTCGTGGACACAACGCCTTCCTTCGCAATGCCCCCTTCACagtgaggatgccagattccccccTTATTTTGGACACTAATTCCCCCATGGACACTTTATTCCCCTTCACCCAGTCTCTTTTTCACCTCTCCCCACCTTGAGTATTCACATTGGAGAGAAGTATTTTGACTTAAcaattcttgataaaaaaacTTTACCAGTGGTCACATTGTGAAAATAGTTTTGCTCATCAAGCACAACTGAAAAGACAtgagagagttcatactggagagaagccatacaACGGCACTTCATGTGGGACGTTTTAGCCAATTAGGTACTCtacagagacatgtaaaggagaACTGTTCAAATTTATCAAAGTGAGCAGATGTTTTCCTGAGAGTCTTTATCAAATGAAATTTGTGTAAATTCCAAAAAGATACTACTACAAGAGTGTTACAGTGTTGAAAACTTAACATATGCCTATTGTACAATTTCTTAGTAAAAATGTATCAAGCCTGACTGTTTTAGGAATTCCGTGCTACCATACTACTCTAATTTGCCATGCATAGATATGACAGAAGCATTAAGAGTGATgtgggtagtatgccatttcgAGCACGGCCGTTCACTGCAGCGCTATTCATATGGAGTTCAAAGCAGTGCTTGACGGTGATGTTGAGAGGTGTGTTGATGCCCTGAAGTGAATCATTTGACTTTACCATTGCTGTAataaagtggatagccacagacTGTCAGACAATTGAAATGGTGCAGGATGAGGGTTTAAAAGATTTAATTCCcattttaattaatatgcaaCCTCTGAGGAGACATTAAAGGTTTAATGGTGctattttttgtgcatttctatctttatactatgGAAGGCTTTgattggaaaatattaataaagcattacttttatatattgtattcttTGGTTGGAagttggaaataaatgcattttgacaagaaaataattatatatagtgtcaaatttcagcactttcaaaagcTAATATATACACTGTAGAGTCAAAGCATTCATATGTAGAACAAGttttaatgtaaatgcaaaagTCAAATGCAAAAATCCTTGTTGCGAAAAATAACTAATTTCTTGTTTTACCAATCGATTTTACCAGCCCTAATCCCTATAATATGTATTctgtcatacattttatttaatattttaaacaaagcaaaatcgAGTTATTTTGTGAATCACTGATGTAGGATATGCTGTAATAAAAACATGATtgcagtagggggcgatatgcatgtaaaatgtgAATCTGTAAAGAAGAGAAGAAGAGGCTCAAATATGAatgttcgcacatgcgcagtaccaATCGTGTTTCCGGTACGGATCGAGTTGTAATAGTCTTGAATGCTGCAGCACGGTCTGTTGATTTCTTCCTAACATAGAGAAGTAAAACAAAATGAATCCTAATTTCAACCGGACTTCATTGTTTATGTTACAGATACATATTAAGATACGATTCATAAAAGGGGTATAATACAACAATTAAAAGATTTAATATTAAAGCAGATTCAGTGAGTGACACAATGTTTAGTATTTCCTGCCATGTTGTTTGTGCAATATTGATAATCCCGGAGAAAGTCACTAATATTTTACGTAGTGAAAAGTCCATTAATATTAGATGTGCATGTGTTATAAATGTTCATACACCCTGAACAGATGGATTTCATTTACTCGTCTCATGCACAAACAACAATTCATTCAATGCAAACTTgcagtaattaaataatacaagTGTGAACATATGTATAACTCATATTTAATAATATCTTAATGCACACTCATCCATGTGCAATTAATACATTACTGttccttgtgttatattatcctggCATTAAGAATTACACTTAAATGTTCATTTGATTTGAACTACAACATAGTAAAATGTTGCAAGTGACAGGACAGAGGTGTTCCTTTAAATATGTTGATTTATGTGTCATGCACAAATACATCTTCTGAAATCAATTTAAATATGCCATAATTAAGTATGAGCTGTTACTttgaatattaattaatttattataaatatttttggtagatgcatcatattttatactAGGCCAATAGCAGCATCTATTaccaatgtttcttttttaaaacttatatttaataccttttacatcagtaacataaaataatattctaTTATGTAGTTTCAAATAATCTTATATAGCATTGGATTACTGTCAGATGACAAAACATTTAGATAATAGTGCATGAAGTGTTGGtaattttgtcacattttattgttgcagatttgttttagtttttttaggtGTATATTTATGCAATTTGAGAAATATAGAATATGTTACATTATAACTGCATTATTTTGGCTGTGATGATTAGCATTGATGTGTAATGGGAGGGAAATAGTATTAAGTGTTGTAGGGAGTAAGATGAGTATAAAACACTACTGCACTGGACATCTGACTGGTGTCTTTATATTAAAGAGAAACTGAATGCATTACCTAGacaaaaatcatgagattaatcacgattaaatatttatatatatatatatatatatatatatatatatatatatatatatatatatatatatatatatatttataataagtttttaatttctcttttaTAGGTTTAACAAAGCAACACCAACTACCCCCTTGTACCTGCTATAGTACCTTTGAATGCACATACCCCTGAATCCTGCTTTAGTATCCCTGAAAAGATGGAGTTTgttaaagaggagagtgaagacatccGTATTTCAGAACCATTCAGACTGAAGAATGAAGATACAAACAACAAagaggaacaaagaggttggtgcATATTTTTGATTTGTATTTAACGACTGCTGAGGAACATTTAAGTATCAAAACTTCAGGCAGTTCACTCAAATTTGTGGCTGTAGTTATAAATCACAGgagctgtcaaattaaaatggtttGATTAGAGAAAAATAGAAAGAATAACTCTGTCTTAGTTGATTGTCCTCTGACAAAATGTTCATCAATAGTTATTAATTCCTGTGAAGACCAATTATAATGCTACTCCACACAATGGCATTTTAGGGAATTGTGTGCTTAGTGGCAGTTTGGGGAGAGCCATTATCTTTTCCAGCATGACAGTGCTCCTGTGCACAAAGCGAGGTCCAGAAAGAAATGGTGAAAGATCTTGACTGGCCTGAAGAAAGCCCAGACCCGAATCCCAATTGATGCCTGTGGTATTGTTCATCAAGCGCAAATGGTGttcacaaacttttggccacataGTGTATCTACCAGATGTCATTAACAGTGGCAGTGGTGTTCCTGGCTCACAATTGGCGATGCTCAGAAGTTAACTATTAGGAAATTTTTAATCAGAGGGGCTGAGGGGACTTTGCATTTTCTTGGATAAGCCGCTAAAAGTTGAGAGTTAAACTTGAGTATAAAATGATCACTGAAGTAAATATTTGATCTCGGATGATTTGTGTTATTTATGAGCAGTTCTTTTCTATTTCCTTATCAATTTCACCTTTATGCATCTTGTATTGATTTTTGACTGTTTCATTTTCCATTTTAGAGCTGATGGacgtgaaagaggaaagtcaagaactggatgaagtggaggagaaataTCAGTATCAGAATCATAATGATGtcataactggagaaaaatcttctAGTTGCTCACAGACTGAAAAGAAACTGTCACAAAAAAGAACTCAAATTTCTTTAATCTGCCCTCATTGTGGAAAGATTTTCACTCATAAAGGAACCTTTACTATccacataagaattcacactggagagaaacctttcacgtgccatcagtgtggaaagtgtttcaAAGAGAACGCAAGTCTTAAtcttcacatgagaattcacactggagagaagccttactcatgccatcagtgtggaaagagtttcagacaCAGAGCAAGTATTAAGGCGCACATGAgaactcacactggagagaaacattttacatgccttcagtgtggaaagaggtTTAGAAATCCAAGCGGCTTAAGTAGGCATGCACATATTCACTCTGAAAAGCAATTACATCACTGTTCTCAGTGTGGCAAGAGTTTCAAACAGGCAAGTCATCTCAGACTTCATCAGCGCCATCACTCTGCAGAAAAGCCTTTCAACTGTGATCAGTGcggtaaaaattttatttttgcatcagTGCTAAAGAGACACTTGAAACTTCATGGAAATAATAAGCCTTACATCTGCACTGTTTGTGGAAAAAGTTTTTCACAGCTGGCTTATATGAAACAGCACCAGAAAATACATTTGGGTGTAAAAACTCATGTATGCTCAGAGTGTGATAAAGCCTTTTACAAAGTGGAAAACTTGAAAGTGCACAAAAGAATTCattctggagaaaaaccttacaggTGCTCAtattgtgaaaagagtttcagacGGGACCAAGAGtggaaaaaacatgaaaaaaaacataataGAGGGAGTCCATACCAAATACCACTGAAATAAGAAGATACATTATTTTGATCATACCAATAGATTAAATTAGCTTCATTTTTCTGTGGTGACGGTTTGTTTTGAGTAGCATTATGTACTTACCGTGTCAGATGATGAATTCAG comes from Xyrauchen texanus isolate HMW12.3.18 chromosome 9, RBS_HiC_50CHRs, whole genome shotgun sequence and encodes:
- the LOC127649648 gene encoding zinc finger protein 501-like yields the protein MEFVKEESEDIRISEPFRLKNEDTNNKEEQRELMDVKEESQELDEVEEKYQYQNHNDVITGEKSSSCSQTEKKLSQKRTQISLICPHCGKIFTHKGTFTIHIRIHTGEKPFTCHQCGKCFKENASLNLHMRIHTGEKPYSCHQCGKSFRHRASIKAHMRTHTGEKHFTCLQCGKRFRNPSGLSRHAHIHSEKQLHHCSQCGKSFKQASHLRLHQRHHSAEKPFNCDQCGKNFIFASVLKRHLKLHGNNKPYICTVCGKSFSQLAYMKQHQKIHLGVKTHVCSECDKAFYKVENLKVHKRIHSGEKPYRCSYCEKSFRRDQEWKKHEKKHNRGSPYQIPLK